Proteins encoded in a region of the Diabrotica virgifera virgifera chromosome 4, PGI_DIABVI_V3a genome:
- the LOC114349340 gene encoding geranylgeranyl transferase type-2 subunit beta isoform X2: MATLTKDVTLQENIPTHILLDKHIDFIKEYGQKESTYEYGMTDYLRISGMYWGLTALELMNATPAQSIEEITEFIKNCQDPESGGISACLYHDPHILHTLSAVQILCIYNKLEAINVEGVVKYIASLQLPDGSFTGDKWGEVDTRFSFCAVMTLSLLNKMDAIDVNKAVDFVLQCKNFDGGFGSRPLSESHAGLMYCCVGFLSITNRLDAIDRDTLAWWLCERQLPSGGLNGRPEKLPDVCYSWWVLSSLTMLGRLHWIDANALKNFILACQDTETGGFADRPGDIADPFHTIFGLAALSLLGHDSVKKVNPTYCMPQEVIDRLQLKPQRLEQ, translated from the exons ATGGCAACTTTAACAAAAGATGTAACACTCCAGGAAAACATTCCAACACATATACTTCTTGACAAGCACATAGATTTTATTAAAGAATATGGACAAAAAGAAAGTACATATGAATATGGTATGACCGATTATTTGAGAATATCTGGCATGTATTGGGGACTTACGGCTCTAGAACTTATGAACGCCACTCCAGCTCAAAGTATAGAAGAG ATCACAGAATTCATAAAGAATTGTCAGGATCCAGAAAGTGGTGGAATTAGTGCCTGCCTATACCACGATCCCCATATTTTACATACACTTAGTGCTGTTCAAATTCTCTGCATCTACAATAAATTAGAGGCAATAAACGTAGAGGGTGTTGTTAAATATATCGCAAGCCTTCAGTTACCCGATGGTAGTTTTACAGGAGATAAATGGGGTGAAGTTGATACTAGGTTCTCATTTTGTGCAGTTATGACATTATCGTTGCTTAATAAAATGGATGCAATTGATGTAAATAAAGCCGTGGACTTtgttttacaatgtaaaaactttgaTGGGGGTTTCGGATCTAGGCCACTTTCTGAAAGTCATGCAGGGTTAATGTATTGCTGTGTTGGCTTTTTATCTATCACAAATAG gtTAGATGCCATTGATAGAGACACCCTTGCTTGGTGGTTATGTGAAAGACAACTACCATCTGGAGGTTTAAATGGTAGACCAGAAAAATTACCTGATGTATGTTACTCATGGTGGGTGTTATCATCATTAACCATGTTGGGCAGGCTTCATTGGATTGATGCGAATgctttaaaaaactttattttggcTTGTCAAGACACAGAGACTGGAGGATTTGCAGATAGGCCCGGTGATATCGCAGATCCTTTTCATACCATATTTGGTTTAGCAGCATTGTCCCTTTTGGGACATGATTCTGTAAAGAAGGTTAATCCTACTTACTGTATGCCACAAGAAGTCATTGATAGATTACAGTTAAAACCTCAGAGGTTAGAGCAATAA
- the LOC114349340 gene encoding geranylgeranyl transferase type-2 subunit beta isoform X1 encodes MDNDCKLQIKFKLDKVQCDNSTEFNILYLNAQSLRNKILNFETLVVKLNMPDLIVVAEHWLRVGEETYFNVNGYSSVFVCRDKEGGGVGLFVKSCYEYSEVYRYNKKCSMLFLQIDRSIIVGGVYRPQDFYCNELFDALDTALNIFVNKKIPVWILGDFNIDLIQESIPQKLVCQTIVSNGFSILNKTNPTRITNHSATCIDYVMTNTLNFDATLYIVDEGFGDHQLQLLKITEFIKNCQDPESGGISACLYHDPHILHTLSAVQILCIYNKLEAINVEGVVKYIASLQLPDGSFTGDKWGEVDTRFSFCAVMTLSLLNKMDAIDVNKAVDFVLQCKNFDGGFGSRPLSESHAGLMYCCVGFLSITNRLDAIDRDTLAWWLCERQLPSGGLNGRPEKLPDVCYSWWVLSSLTMLGRLHWIDANALKNFILACQDTETGGFADRPGDIADPFHTIFGLAALSLLGHDSVKKVNPTYCMPQEVIDRLQLKPQRLEQ; translated from the exons ATGGATAATGAttgtaaattgcaaataaaatttaaactggatAAAGTACAGTGTGATAATAGTACTGAGTTTAACATACTCTACCTGAATGCTCAGTCTTTGAGAAATAAGATATTGAACTTTGAAACGTTAGTTGTTAAGTTAAATATGCCAGATTTAATTGTAGTGGCCGAACATTGGCTGAGAGTGGGTGAAGAAACATATTTTAATGTGAATGGTTATAGTTCAGTTTTTGTTTGTAGGGATAAAGAAGGTGGTGGTGTAGGGTTATTTGTTAAAAGCTGTTACGAGTACTCAGAAGTCTACAGATATAATAAAAAGTGTTCAATGTTATTTTTACAGATCGATAGAAGTATTATAGTGGGTGGAGTATATCGACCTCAAGATTTCTACTGCAATGAACTTTTTGATGCACTGGATACAGCACTAAACATATTTGTGAATAAAAAAATTCCAGTTTGGATACTAGGTGACTTTAACATAGACCTTATTCAAGAGAGTATCCCACAAAAATTAGTTTGTCAAACAATTGTGTCCAACGGTTTTAGtatattaaataaaactaaccCTACCAGAATCACCAATCATTCGGCTACATGTATTGATTATGTGATGACAAACACTTTAAACTTTGATGCAACGTTATATATAGTAGATGAAGGTTTCGGTGATCATCAACTGCAGCTATTAAAG ATCACAGAATTCATAAAGAATTGTCAGGATCCAGAAAGTGGTGGAATTAGTGCCTGCCTATACCACGATCCCCATATTTTACATACACTTAGTGCTGTTCAAATTCTCTGCATCTACAATAAATTAGAGGCAATAAACGTAGAGGGTGTTGTTAAATATATCGCAAGCCTTCAGTTACCCGATGGTAGTTTTACAGGAGATAAATGGGGTGAAGTTGATACTAGGTTCTCATTTTGTGCAGTTATGACATTATCGTTGCTTAATAAAATGGATGCAATTGATGTAAATAAAGCCGTGGACTTtgttttacaatgtaaaaactttgaTGGGGGTTTCGGATCTAGGCCACTTTCTGAAAGTCATGCAGGGTTAATGTATTGCTGTGTTGGCTTTTTATCTATCACAAATAG gtTAGATGCCATTGATAGAGACACCCTTGCTTGGTGGTTATGTGAAAGACAACTACCATCTGGAGGTTTAAATGGTAGACCAGAAAAATTACCTGATGTATGTTACTCATGGTGGGTGTTATCATCATTAACCATGTTGGGCAGGCTTCATTGGATTGATGCGAATgctttaaaaaactttattttggcTTGTCAAGACACAGAGACTGGAGGATTTGCAGATAGGCCCGGTGATATCGCAGATCCTTTTCATACCATATTTGGTTTAGCAGCATTGTCCCTTTTGGGACATGATTCTGTAAAGAAGGTTAATCCTACTTACTGTATGCCACAAGAAGTCATTGATAGATTACAGTTAAAACCTCAGAGGTTAGAGCAATAA